A DNA window from Vibrio cidicii contains the following coding sequences:
- a CDS encoding threonine/serine exporter family protein: MASNQRAISRLVAQAGQMLLAHGAESTLVGDIMRRIGIASGVNEVEVALSANALVVTTVKNGHCITTTRSCVDRGINMKAITEIQRICIMMEKGILDFSMAQKKLNAISPERYNRWLVVAMIGLSCASFARLAGGDWAVFWMTFLASACGMIVRQEIGHRHFNPLLNFAATAFVTTLISAQAVNFSIGNLPTVVMASSVLMLVPGFPLINAVADMLKGHINMGIARFMMASLLTLATSLGIVAAMGITGIWGWMS; the protein is encoded by the coding sequence ATGGCATCGAATCAAAGAGCGATTTCTCGATTGGTCGCTCAAGCGGGGCAGATGTTGCTAGCGCACGGTGCAGAAAGCACCTTGGTTGGGGATATTATGCGCCGCATTGGCATCGCGTCGGGTGTAAACGAAGTGGAAGTTGCGCTGTCGGCCAATGCGTTAGTGGTCACCACAGTCAAGAATGGTCACTGTATTACCACGACTCGCAGTTGTGTGGATCGCGGTATCAATATGAAGGCGATTACGGAAATTCAGCGTATCTGTATCATGATGGAAAAAGGTATTTTAGATTTTTCCATGGCACAGAAAAAACTCAATGCCATCAGCCCTGAACGTTACAATCGTTGGCTGGTGGTGGCGATGATCGGCCTCTCTTGCGCCTCATTTGCTCGTCTTGCTGGTGGGGATTGGGCGGTGTTTTGGATGACGTTTTTGGCCTCTGCGTGTGGCATGATCGTGCGCCAAGAAATTGGTCACCGTCACTTCAATCCGCTGCTCAACTTCGCAGCGACAGCATTTGTTACCACTTTGATTTCCGCACAAGCAGTCAATTTTTCGATTGGTAATCTCCCAACCGTCGTGATGGCGTCCTCGGTATTGATGCTAGTGCCAGGCTTCCCGCTCATTAATGCGGTAGCCGATATGTTAAAAGGACATATCAACATGGGGATTGCGCGTTTTATGATGGCGAGTTTGCTTACGCTGGCGACCAGCCTCGGTATTGTCGCTGCTATGGGGATTACCGGTATTTGGGGGTGGATGAGCTAA
- a CDS encoding threonine/serine exporter family protein, which yields MDLVQLFVGLLNDMFFAAIPAVGFALVFNVPPRALIYCALGGALGHGSRYLMLKFGIPIEWATFFAATLVGMIGVYWSRKLLAHPKVFTVAALIPMVPGVFAFKAMIAMVEINHMGYTPELVATCLENFLKAMFIIAGLAIGLAVPGLLFYRRRPIV from the coding sequence ATGGATTTAGTACAACTTTTTGTTGGTCTACTGAACGACATGTTCTTTGCTGCTATTCCTGCGGTAGGATTTGCCTTGGTGTTTAACGTACCACCTCGAGCATTGATCTATTGTGCGCTCGGCGGAGCACTTGGTCACGGTAGCCGCTATTTGATGCTCAAGTTTGGTATTCCAATTGAGTGGGCAACGTTTTTCGCCGCAACGTTAGTGGGGATGATTGGGGTGTACTGGTCGCGTAAATTACTGGCGCATCCGAAAGTGTTTACCGTGGCGGCGTTGATTCCGATGGTCCCAGGCGTATTTGCTTTTAAAGCGATGATCGCTATGGTGGAGATTAACCATATGGGGTACACCCCAGAGCTCGTGGCGACGTGTTTGGAGAACTTCCTTAAAGCGATGTTTATCATTGCAGGCTTAGCCATTGGCCTTGCCGTTCCGGGGCTGTTATTCTACCGCCGAAGACCGATTGTGTAG
- the folA gene encoding type 3 dihydrofolate reductase, which produces MLISMIAAMAKNRIIGKENQMPWHLPADFSWFKSCTMGKPVVMGRKTFESIGRPLPGRKNIVISRDTALSIEGVCTVNSIEAALTEAGDSEEVMIIGGGSIYAECLPKADRLYLTFIDANVDGDTQFPEWGKGWYESHREHYSMDEKNRFAMDFVILERDNC; this is translated from the coding sequence ATGTTGATTAGTATGATAGCGGCGATGGCCAAAAATAGAATTATCGGTAAAGAGAATCAGATGCCGTGGCATCTCCCTGCTGATTTTTCTTGGTTTAAAAGTTGTACTATGGGTAAACCCGTGGTAATGGGACGTAAGACGTTTGAGTCGATTGGTCGGCCACTACCGGGGCGCAAAAATATCGTCATCAGTCGAGATACCGCGTTGTCTATTGAGGGTGTCTGTACGGTAAATTCGATTGAAGCCGCGCTAACCGAAGCGGGTGACAGCGAGGAAGTGATGATCATTGGCGGAGGTTCGATTTACGCAGAATGCTTGCCAAAGGCTGATAGACTCTACCTCACTTTTATCGATGCGAACGTGGATGGTGATACCCAATTTCCCGAGTGGGGGAAGGGCTGGTATGAAAGCCATCGCGAGCATTATTCAATGGATGAGAAAAACCGCTTCGCGATGGATTTTGTTATTTTAGAAAGAGACAATTGCTAG
- the apaH gene encoding bis(5'-nucleosyl)-tetraphosphatase (symmetrical) ApaH — MANYIVGDIQGCFDELTLLLEQVQFSAQRDTLWFAGDLVARGPKSLQTLRFAKSLGDSARIVLGNHDLHLLAVALGVRKNKEKDQTTAILDASDRDGLLNWLRQQPLLLEHDEFVLCHAGISPQWDLVTARQCAREVEAVLQSEQMPWLIENMYSNTPDLWSPTLTGLDRYRYTINSFTRMRFCFLDGRLDMDCKLPPSEVNEALLVPWFKLPQRVSLEKPVLFGHWAALQGYFSQDVIGLDTGCVWNGSLTMIRWEDKQVFSQKALAN, encoded by the coding sequence TTGGCAAATTATATTGTGGGTGATATTCAAGGCTGCTTTGATGAATTAACCCTGCTGTTAGAACAAGTGCAGTTTTCAGCGCAGCGAGACACGCTATGGTTTGCCGGTGATTTGGTCGCTCGTGGGCCAAAATCGTTGCAAACCCTGCGCTTTGCCAAGTCACTAGGTGATAGTGCACGGATTGTGCTGGGCAACCACGATCTTCACCTTTTGGCTGTCGCTTTAGGCGTGCGCAAAAACAAAGAAAAGGATCAAACGACCGCGATTCTTGACGCAAGCGATCGTGATGGGCTGCTCAATTGGCTGCGACAACAGCCACTGTTGCTTGAACACGATGAGTTTGTACTGTGCCATGCGGGCATTTCACCACAATGGGATCTGGTTACTGCTCGCCAATGTGCACGCGAAGTCGAAGCCGTGTTACAAAGTGAACAAATGCCTTGGCTGATCGAGAACATGTACAGCAACACACCAGATCTCTGGAGTCCAACGCTGACTGGCTTGGATCGCTATCGCTACACCATCAACAGTTTTACTCGCATGCGTTTTTGCTTTCTTGATGGCCGCTTGGACATGGACTGCAAGCTCCCGCCCAGCGAAGTGAACGAGGCATTGCTGGTACCTTGGTTTAAACTGCCACAGCGTGTTTCCCTAGAGAAACCCGTACTGTTTGGCCACTGGGCCGCTTTGCAGGGTTATTTTAGTCAAGACGTGATTGGGTTAGATACAGGCTGCGTTTGGAATGGCAGCCTGACTATGATCCGTTGGGAAGACAAACAAGTGTTTAGTCAGAAGGCACTAGCAAACTAG
- the apaG gene encoding Co2+/Mg2+ efflux protein ApaG, whose protein sequence is MDVSLPCIKIQVQTKYIEAQSNPELGRYIFAYIITIKNLSQETVQLISRRWLITDANGKQITVEGDGVVGQQPYIDAGDEYTYSSGTGLDTPVGAMQGQYMMRDSQGNEFTVEIEPFRLAVPNLLN, encoded by the coding sequence ATGGATGTCTCCCTACCCTGCATCAAAATTCAGGTGCAAACTAAGTACATCGAAGCGCAATCTAACCCAGAGTTAGGACGCTACATCTTTGCCTACATCATTACCATCAAAAATCTCAGCCAAGAAACGGTCCAGTTGATCAGTCGGCGTTGGCTCATTACCGATGCAAATGGGAAGCAGATCACCGTCGAAGGTGATGGTGTCGTTGGCCAGCAACCTTACATCGATGCTGGCGATGAATATACCTATAGCAGTGGTACAGGGCTTGATACTCCTGTTGGCGCAATGCAGGGGCAATACATGATGCGCGACTCGCAAGGCAATGAGTTTACTGTGGAAATTGAGCCATTTCGTCTGGCGGTACCTAACCTGTTGAACTGA
- the pdxA gene encoding 4-hydroxythreonine-4-phosphate dehydrogenase PdxA codes for MTVKRIVVTAGEPAGIGPDLVLALSKQDWDHQLVVCADKSLLTQRAEQLGIEVELHDYLAESAPQPQKAGSLLVDHIAMNAPCIAGQLNESNGHYVLKTLERAALGCMNDEFDAIVTGPVHKGVINRAGVAFSGHTEFFAEKSNTPLVVMMLATEGLRVALVTTHIPLAYVSKAVTEDRLEKIIDILHRDLVEKFAIAEPKIYVCGLNPHAGEDGCLGREEIETITPTLEKIRREKGIHLVGPLPADTIFNEKYLDDADAVLGMYHDQVLPVLKYKGFGRSVNITLGLPFIRTSVDHGTALDLAGTGQADTGSFQTALAHAIELVEKKQ; via the coding sequence ATGACAGTTAAACGTATCGTCGTCACCGCCGGAGAGCCTGCGGGAATTGGCCCAGATCTGGTGTTGGCACTTTCCAAACAAGATTGGGATCACCAACTGGTGGTGTGCGCCGATAAATCGTTACTTACGCAGCGCGCCGAACAGCTCGGCATCGAGGTTGAACTGCACGACTACTTAGCAGAGAGCGCGCCGCAGCCACAAAAAGCGGGTTCGCTGCTGGTCGATCACATTGCCATGAACGCGCCGTGTATCGCCGGACAGTTAAACGAAAGCAACGGCCATTATGTGTTAAAAACACTAGAAAGAGCTGCTTTGGGCTGTATGAATGACGAATTTGATGCTATTGTCACCGGCCCTGTTCACAAGGGGGTGATTAATCGTGCTGGCGTCGCCTTTAGCGGCCACACTGAATTCTTCGCTGAAAAATCCAACACCCCGTTAGTTGTCATGATGTTGGCGACCGAAGGGCTGCGTGTGGCGCTGGTCACCACGCACATTCCATTGGCCTATGTGTCAAAAGCCGTCACGGAAGATCGCCTGGAAAAAATCATCGATATCCTGCATCGGGATTTGGTGGAAAAATTTGCCATCGCAGAGCCAAAGATCTATGTTTGTGGGCTCAATCCGCATGCTGGTGAAGATGGCTGCCTTGGCCGAGAAGAGATCGAAACCATCACGCCGACGCTGGAAAAAATTCGTCGTGAAAAAGGCATTCATTTGGTCGGCCCATTGCCGGCCGATACCATTTTTAATGAAAAATATTTAGACGATGCGGATGCTGTCTTAGGCATGTATCACGACCAAGTGCTGCCTGTGCTCAAATACAAAGGCTTTGGTCGTTCAGTGAACATTACTCTTGGTCTACCCTTTATAAGAACATCGGTGGATCACGGTACTGCACTCGATCTGGCCGGAACGGGCCAAGCCGATACAGGGAGCTTTCAGACAGCACTCGCGCATGCGATAGAACTGGTAGAGAAGAAACAATGA
- the surA gene encoding peptidylprolyl isomerase SurA — protein MKSWKTILFALLLSGSALAAPVELDKVAVIVNNGVILQSDIDAAMKTLRANAKKNGQALPSAEVLHEQIVEKLILDTLQTQEADRIGVRIDDNRLNQAIGEIAANNQQTVAELSASITSEGLSYAEFREQIRKEIAASEARNALVRRRINILPAEVDSLSEMLAQETSATVQYKLGHIQLRFSDNQDKAAVEAQAKAIVEKLNNGADFSTMAYTYSKGPKALQGGDWGWMRKEEMPTIFADQIKMQNKGSIIGPFRSGVGFHILKIQDIKGLETIAVTEVNARHILLKPTVILSDDGAKRELSEFIRRIKAGEASFAELAQQYSQDPGSAAQNGELGYQTPDLYVPEFKHQVETLPVGKISEPFQTVHGWHIVEVLDRREVDRTDSAMKNKAYRILFNRKFNEEAGAWMQELRAGAFVEIVKDEEHDS, from the coding sequence ATGAAAAGCTGGAAAACAATCTTATTCGCTCTGTTGCTGTCTGGCAGCGCATTGGCCGCTCCTGTAGAACTTGATAAGGTTGCCGTCATTGTCAATAACGGTGTGATTTTACAAAGCGACATTGACGCTGCGATGAAGACCTTGCGGGCCAACGCCAAGAAAAATGGCCAAGCCTTACCTTCAGCCGAAGTGCTACATGAGCAAATCGTCGAAAAGCTGATCCTCGACACACTACAAACCCAAGAAGCGGACCGCATCGGCGTACGAATTGACGACAATCGTCTCAATCAAGCCATCGGTGAGATTGCCGCTAATAACCAGCAGACGGTGGCCGAACTCTCTGCCTCCATCACCAGCGAAGGATTAAGCTACGCTGAATTTCGCGAGCAAATCCGCAAAGAAATTGCCGCGTCTGAAGCGCGCAACGCTCTAGTGCGTCGCCGCATTAACATCTTGCCGGCCGAAGTCGACAGCTTATCCGAGATGCTCGCGCAAGAAACCAGTGCTACCGTGCAATACAAACTGGGTCACATCCAACTACGCTTTTCCGATAACCAAGACAAAGCCGCTGTCGAGGCTCAAGCCAAAGCGATCGTTGAAAAACTCAATAACGGCGCGGATTTCAGTACCATGGCCTACACCTACTCCAAAGGTCCGAAAGCGTTGCAAGGCGGCGATTGGGGCTGGATGCGTAAAGAAGAGATGCCAACCATCTTTGCCGATCAAATCAAGATGCAAAACAAAGGCAGCATTATTGGCCCATTTCGCAGTGGTGTCGGTTTTCATATCCTAAAGATTCAAGATATCAAAGGATTAGAAACCATCGCCGTAACCGAAGTGAATGCGCGACATATCCTACTGAAACCAACCGTGATTCTCAGCGATGACGGGGCGAAACGAGAACTAAGCGAGTTCATCCGTCGCATCAAAGCCGGTGAAGCCAGCTTTGCTGAGTTAGCGCAGCAATACAGCCAAGACCCGGGCTCAGCGGCGCAAAATGGTGAGTTGGGCTATCAAACCCCCGATCTGTATGTCCCTGAATTTAAGCATCAGGTCGAAACGCTTCCGGTCGGTAAAATCAGCGAACCTTTCCAAACCGTGCACGGCTGGCACATTGTCGAAGTGCTGGATCGCCGCGAAGTGGATCGCACCGATTCGGCGATGAAAAACAAAGCTTACCGTATTTTGTTTAATCGTAAATTTAACGAAGAAGCGGGCGCTTGGATGCAAGAGTTGCGAGCAGGTGCCTTTGTTGAAATCGTCAAGGACGAAGAACATGACAGTTAA
- the lptD gene encoding LPS assembly protein LptD, which produces MQHFSRTFLAASISTALFVPYTQAQTTLGDSVQEMPTIDQCLVSAEENDVNAPIVVHSDRLQAINGDKAVYSGDVEVIQGKKKITADSVTLHQQEQVVVAEGNVTFNDGEVKASSSRVTNNMAQETFSLENTQYQFLCQQGRGEAAYIAKTGQAVYQLQDGSITSCPADDNAWRLVASSIDVDQNEETATFYNPRFEVMDVPIFYVPYLTLPIGNTRKTGFLFPSVSYGSSDGVEAEIPFYWNIAPNYDLTLTTLYMQQRGVKLDADFRYLTSQWGGGEIKSEYLPGDKKYAEEDRWGYQYKHDGIIDQQWLVKLDYSKVSDIDYFRDLKSDLGNREDGQLVQEGKVAYRANSWDASILVRDFQILLEDNNKPYRLLPQLEFNYYTPLWGRYVNFDVKGQLSHFNTQDKTKPNAVRAHIEPGLTIPLSTSWASWTTEARVLATYYQQELNKLEDPSLQAQLDEQVTRVIPEVRSHARIFLQRDAQIFDGFTQSLEPQIQYLYVPEEKQDNIYNYDTTLLQTDYYGLFRSRKYSSIDKVAAANQLSYGASTRFFDDEYKERLNISFGQIYYIDKNTKLTGDQEETSNFSSWAIETDFNYDDYLFYHGGIQYDIDLNTMQLANSTLEYQFKDGFVQGNYRYVTLDYITETFRNYDNEDRDWSTITRKGISQAGLVGSYEINRNWSASGQYYYDLTEEIDLEWMASLRYQSDCWYIGFTYTNQLVKWKNNVVGGDNNDPVYDTNISVNFGIQGFATKNKSYTAAKELEDADNSIVYGRPFYLNN; this is translated from the coding sequence ATGCAACATTTCTCCCGCACTTTTTTAGCGGCCTCTATCAGTACCGCCCTGTTTGTACCTTACACGCAAGCCCAAACAACACTCGGTGATAGTGTGCAGGAAATGCCCACTATAGATCAATGTTTGGTCAGCGCAGAAGAAAATGATGTCAATGCGCCGATTGTGGTGCACTCAGACCGTCTACAAGCGATTAACGGCGATAAAGCCGTCTACTCCGGCGATGTGGAAGTAATTCAAGGCAAGAAAAAAATCACTGCCGATTCAGTCACCTTGCATCAACAAGAACAAGTGGTCGTGGCCGAAGGCAACGTCACGTTTAACGATGGTGAGGTAAAAGCCAGCTCTAGCCGCGTCACCAACAACATGGCGCAAGAAACCTTCTCGCTGGAAAATACCCAGTACCAGTTTCTTTGCCAGCAAGGTCGCGGTGAAGCCGCATACATCGCCAAAACCGGACAAGCCGTATACCAACTGCAAGATGGTTCGATTACCTCTTGCCCGGCAGACGATAACGCTTGGCGCTTGGTTGCATCAAGCATCGACGTTGACCAAAATGAAGAAACAGCGACGTTTTACAATCCACGCTTTGAAGTGATGGATGTACCGATTTTCTACGTGCCTTATTTAACCTTGCCGATTGGCAATACACGCAAAACTGGCTTTCTTTTTCCCTCCGTCTCTTATGGTTCAAGCGATGGGGTCGAAGCGGAAATTCCTTTCTACTGGAATATCGCACCTAACTATGATCTGACACTGACCACTCTGTACATGCAACAGCGCGGAGTAAAATTGGACGCGGATTTTCGTTATCTCACCAGTCAATGGGGTGGCGGCGAAATCAAAAGCGAGTATCTTCCGGGCGATAAAAAATACGCGGAAGAGGATCGTTGGGGCTACCAATACAAACATGATGGCATTATCGACCAGCAATGGTTGGTGAAACTTGACTACTCCAAAGTCAGCGACATCGATTATTTCCGCGATCTCAAATCTGATCTTGGTAACCGAGAAGATGGCCAGTTAGTGCAAGAGGGTAAGGTGGCTTACCGTGCTAACTCATGGGACGCCTCCATTCTAGTGCGTGACTTCCAGATCTTATTGGAAGACAACAACAAGCCGTATCGTTTGTTGCCTCAGTTGGAGTTTAACTACTACACGCCGCTGTGGGGACGTTATGTTAACTTCGATGTGAAAGGCCAATTGAGCCACTTTAACACCCAAGATAAAACCAAACCCAACGCCGTTCGCGCGCACATTGAACCGGGTTTGACCATCCCACTCTCAACCAGTTGGGCATCGTGGACCACAGAAGCACGCGTCTTAGCCACTTATTACCAGCAAGAACTGAATAAACTGGAAGATCCTAGCCTACAGGCGCAATTGGATGAGCAAGTGACTCGGGTGATCCCTGAGGTTCGTAGCCACGCGCGGATTTTTTTGCAGCGTGACGCGCAAATTTTTGACGGTTTCACCCAAAGCCTAGAACCGCAGATCCAGTACCTTTATGTACCGGAGGAAAAGCAAGACAACATATACAATTACGATACGACCTTGCTGCAAACCGACTACTATGGTCTTTTCCGTAGTCGCAAATACAGTAGCATTGATAAAGTCGCCGCCGCCAACCAACTCAGCTATGGTGCCAGTACGCGCTTTTTTGACGATGAGTATAAGGAACGGCTCAATATCTCCTTTGGTCAAATCTACTACATCGACAAAAACACCAAGCTTACGGGCGATCAAGAAGAGACATCGAACTTCTCTTCATGGGCGATTGAAACCGATTTTAACTACGATGACTACCTGTTCTATCACGGCGGTATCCAGTACGACATCGACCTCAATACGATGCAGTTGGCCAACAGTACTTTGGAATACCAATTTAAAGATGGTTTTGTCCAAGGTAACTATCGATATGTAACCCTAGACTACATTACTGAAACCTTCCGTAATTATGACAATGAAGATCGAGATTGGTCCACCATCACCCGCAAAGGCATTTCTCAAGCGGGTCTGGTCGGCTCTTATGAAATTAACCGCAACTGGTCTGCCAGTGGCCAATATTATTACGACCTGACCGAAGAGATCGATTTGGAGTGGATGGCCAGTCTGCGTTATCAATCCGACTGTTGGTATATCGGCTTTACTTATACCAACCAGTTGGTGAAATGGAAAAACAACGTGGTCGGCGGTGACAACAATGACCCGGTTTACGACACGAATATCAGTGTTAACTTCGGCATTCAAGGCTTTGCCACCAAAAACAAAAGTTACACTGCCGCCAAAGAGTTGGAAGATGCCGATAATTCCATCGTCTATGGTCGCCCTTTCTACTTGAACAATTAG
- the djlA gene encoding co-chaperone DjlA codes for MQIFGKILGAFFGFLFGGVFGALFGLFLGHQFDKARRLNQAGFKTSGFGQGPSQTERQDEFFKAAFAVMGHVAKAKGQVTREEIQLATAMMERMSLHGEQRKAAQEAFREGKERDFPLEQVLERVRIATGGRFDLLQFFLELQISAAFADGDVHPSERNVLHKIARGLGFSSEQLERRLQMQEAAFRFQRQGGFGQQQGGSQRSSSSGGWQQASQTDRLADAYKILGVDASADGKEVKRAYRKLMNEHHPDKLMAKGLPPEMMNMAKEKSQEIQSAYDLIKREKGFK; via the coding sequence ATGCAGATTTTTGGCAAAATACTTGGCGCCTTTTTTGGTTTTTTATTTGGTGGTGTTTTTGGCGCTCTGTTTGGCCTGTTTCTCGGCCATCAGTTTGATAAAGCGCGTCGCTTAAACCAAGCGGGATTCAAAACCTCCGGCTTTGGACAAGGCCCGAGTCAGACAGAAAGACAGGACGAGTTTTTTAAAGCGGCCTTTGCGGTCATGGGACACGTGGCGAAAGCCAAAGGGCAGGTGACGCGTGAAGAGATTCAACTGGCGACGGCGATGATGGAGCGCATGAGCCTGCACGGCGAGCAGCGCAAAGCGGCGCAAGAAGCTTTTCGTGAAGGTAAAGAGCGTGATTTCCCCCTAGAGCAAGTGCTAGAGCGAGTCCGTATCGCCACTGGTGGGCGTTTTGATTTGCTGCAATTCTTTTTGGAACTGCAGATTTCCGCTGCGTTTGCCGATGGCGATGTCCACCCGAGCGAGCGAAATGTGCTGCATAAAATAGCGCGTGGTTTGGGCTTTTCCTCTGAGCAGCTTGAGCGCCGTTTACAGATGCAAGAAGCCGCATTTCGCTTTCAGCGTCAGGGCGGTTTTGGTCAGCAGCAAGGGGGCTCACAGCGCTCTTCGTCCAGTGGTGGCTGGCAACAAGCCTCACAAACTGATCGATTGGCGGACGCGTACAAAATTTTGGGTGTGGACGCCTCGGCCGATGGCAAAGAGGTGAAGAGAGCCTATCGTAAACTGATGAACGAACACCACCCAGATAAGCTGATGGCCAAAGGTTTGCCACCCGAAATGATGAATATGGCCAAAGAAAAATCGCAAGAGATTCAAAGCGCCTACGATCTGATCAAAAGAGAAAAAGGGTTTAAGTAG
- a CDS encoding DUF547 domain-containing protein yields MRPLILLLLFFSFASYAAPKSELWPYWQTSDEQSTLAISHQTWQNLLDRYLVRQGENTLFRYAAVSDADKKALKQYLADLAAHDPLRLKRAEQYAYWVNLYNAITVDLILQHYPVKSITKLGGLFSFGPWNDKVITINGKALTLNDIEHRILRPIWNDPRTHYAVNCASLGCPNLQPYAFTASNRDALLEQAAREFINSSKGVDMQGNQARLSSIYDWFVEDFGGKAHLFEHIGTYAPQYRGFSAKVEYHYDWSLNQAD; encoded by the coding sequence ATGCGACCACTTATCCTCCTGCTTTTGTTTTTTTCTTTTGCCAGCTACGCCGCGCCCAAATCCGAACTTTGGCCCTATTGGCAGACATCCGACGAACAGAGCACGCTTGCGATATCCCACCAAACTTGGCAGAACTTGCTCGACCGCTATCTGGTGCGCCAAGGGGAAAACACCCTGTTTCGCTACGCCGCCGTTTCTGACGCGGATAAAAAAGCCCTCAAGCAATATTTAGCCGATTTGGCGGCCCATGATCCACTGCGCTTGAAACGCGCCGAGCAGTACGCCTATTGGGTGAACCTCTACAATGCCATCACCGTCGACCTTATCTTGCAACACTACCCGGTCAAATCGATCACCAAACTGGGTGGGCTGTTCAGTTTTGGCCCATGGAATGACAAAGTGATCACCATCAACGGCAAAGCGCTAACGCTCAACGACATTGAGCATCGAATTTTGCGACCGATCTGGAACGATCCTCGCACCCATTATGCGGTGAACTGCGCCAGCTTAGGCTGCCCCAATCTACAACCGTATGCCTTCACCGCAAGCAACCGTGACGCCTTACTTGAACAGGCGGCAAGAGAATTTATCAATAGTTCGAAAGGCGTCGACATGCAGGGCAATCAGGCGCGACTTTCTTCCATTTATGACTGGTTTGTAGAGGATTTTGGCGGCAAAGCACACTTGTTTGAACACATTGGCACTTACGCGCCTCAATATCGCGGTTTTTCGGCCAAGGTTGAGTACCATTATGACTGGAGCTTGAATCAGGCAGACTGA
- the leuD gene encoding 3-isopropylmalate dehydratase small subunit — MIAPSFADIFYGNSINNQMVPVRLTEQEVDELFQFVEANEGAQIEVDLEALKVRANGKEYAFEIDDFRRHCLLNGLDNIGLTLQHEQKIAAYEANIPAFLR, encoded by the coding sequence ATGATCGCGCCGAGCTTTGCGGATATTTTCTATGGCAACTCGATCAACAACCAGATGGTGCCCGTACGTCTGACGGAACAAGAAGTGGACGAACTGTTTCAGTTTGTCGAGGCCAATGAAGGAGCGCAAATTGAGGTGGACCTTGAAGCACTCAAAGTGCGAGCTAATGGCAAAGAGTACGCCTTTGAAATCGATGATTTTCGTCGCCACTGCTTGTTAAACGGTCTAGACAACATCGGCCTCACTCTGCAACATGAACAGAAGATCGCGGCTTATGAAGCCAATATCCCGGCATTTTTACGCTAA
- the leuD gene encoding 3-isopropylmalate dehydratase small subunit — MQGFKQHTGLVVPLDAANVDTDAIIPKQFLQKVSRLGFGKHLFHDWRFLDDAGEQPNPDFVMNAPRYQGASILLARENFGCGSSRETRAMGTGRLRHSRHDRAELCGYFLWQLDQQPDGARTSDGTRSGRTVSVCRGQ; from the coding sequence ATGCAAGGTTTTAAACAACATACCGGCTTGGTGGTTCCTCTGGATGCAGCCAACGTCGATACCGATGCCATTATTCCCAAACAGTTTCTGCAGAAAGTCTCTCGTTTAGGCTTTGGTAAACACCTGTTCCACGATTGGCGTTTTCTGGACGATGCAGGCGAACAGCCCAACCCTGACTTTGTGATGAATGCGCCGCGCTACCAAGGGGCCTCCATTCTACTTGCTCGTGAAAACTTTGGTTGTGGCTCATCACGCGAAACACGCGCCATGGGCACTGGCAGACTACGGCATTCGCGCCATGATCGCGCCGAGCTTTGCGGATATTTTCTATGGCAACTCGATCAACAACCAGATGGTGCCCGTACGTCTGACGGAACAAGAAGTGGACGAACTGTTTCAGTTTGTCGAGGCCAATGA